DNA sequence from the Parasphaerochaeta coccoides DSM 17374 genome:
TTTTATCTTATTTCTACAAAAGTCGTAATATAATATTATTTCATCCCTGGTGTATGTTTTTTCTGGTTTTCTCCATTCCAATTCCTCATAACCTCTAAAAATATTTTCATGTTCCCTATGAAATACCTGTGATTTAAATTCTGATATGCTTGTGGATAAATAAAGGTCTGCATAGAAAAGTACATGCCACAATACTTGAGAAAAAGGACTATCATTATGCGATTTATTCCATTCATCATGTGGGCAATTATTAATGCATTGATTAAGAACAGACAGTGCGGCAAGCATTTGATTCTGTAATGGTTCTATAATACGTCTACTCGTTTCATCATTTTCCATTTTCTTTTCCTGCGCTTTTGTTTTTATTTGTTATGTGCGCCTCAATACATTCTTCAAAACTTCATCTCTTGCTGGTGGTGCAGGTGAAATCAAAGCTCCAGCAATCCGGCTCATCGTTCCCCTATGGATGCTTCAATCAGGTTTTTATTCGTCCTGCGTGCCTGTTTCAGTTCTTCCCGTGCCTGTCTCTTGAGTTCTTTCTGGGTGGTCAGGGAAATTGATTCCAGAGTCCGTCCATCAATGAACTGTTTCATCGCGGATTCTGTTTCCAAAGAACCGGTTGCCGAGGGATAGATGATGAACCCGTGGACGGTCTGTTTCACCTCCAGGTACCGGGCAGGAGAATCGGCGGCTTCCAGTGCCTGGGCATAGAGCCGTCCGTCGTCCTTCAAAGGATCATACTCGGCGCCAATGATCAATGCGGGAGGAAGACGGGAAAGATCGGTGGAGAGAAGGGGTGAGAAATCTGGATTCAGGATGTCTTTCGGTTCCTTTTGA
Encoded proteins:
- a CDS encoding DinB family protein, whose amino-acid sequence is MENDETSRRIIEPLQNQMLAALSVLNQCINNCPHDEWNKSHNDSPFSQVLWHVLFYADLYLSTSISEFKSQVFHREHENIFRGYEELEWRKPEKTYTRDEIILYYDFCRNKIKEYFTRIHENDLYKKSNHKNMTMIEALIEITRHIQHHAAQLGLRVQQITGKELEWINK